The genomic interval TGAAAAAGCATTTTTGATACTTAAAAAGAACTGGAGAATTTCTCCAGTTCTTTCCTTAGCGAATATTTAAATCTTTTATTTCCTCAACTTTTGTCGGCTTCCATCCGCTTCCATCTACCCATTCAATATATACTCTATATTTTTCAGATTGATCTTTAGAAGAAACGGTTCCTATTGATTTATGTGGATCTTTATTATTATTTCCAAGGAACCACACAGTCATATTACTACTATCTAATCCAGTGGCATAGGCTAAAGCATTTATTTGCTCATTCCAATCCACCCCTTCTGAATAAGATGCAACATGATCACCAGTTTGTGTTGTTCCGACAGGCTGCCAGGAAGGATTTTCAATTGTTTTAACGACATTGGAGTCACTGCCACCTTCTGTAACGATTTCTCCATTTTCTGTTTCTTCTACTGTTGTATCTTCCTCCTCCGTTGTTTCGTCTGCTTCAGTTGTTGGATTTGCTGTTTCGACATCCGTTCCTTCTTGATCAACCTTCGTTTCCGTTTCTTTTTTTGTATCAGCATTATTTTCATCATTCGTATGAAAAATAGAATAAGATACGAAGCCGATTAGCAAAATAACGGCAATAATTAATCCATTTAAAATAAGATTTGTTTTCTTTCTTTTGGATCGTTGTTGATATCTCGTATTATTTTCATTATTTATTTCTTTACTCAAGGTGTTTCTCCTCCTATTGACTATCCTTATTCCTATATATATAAAGTTGACTTACTCATACAATACTTTTTTCACTGTTCATATTTTAACATGGTAGTACACTTTTAGAAAAGCATGAACCAAAGAAGTGTTTATTGTGCGTTCTTTTGTTGCTCTTCATATACCCCTTTAACCATCTCTGCAAATAGCTGATTCACTCCACCTTCATCTGAAAAGACATCTAAATTCACCGTTACTAATGCATACCTAGGCTTATCATATGGAAAGTAGCCTGCAAACCACTTATTATGAAGTTGCTTTCCATCTTGAAAAACGCCGGTTTCTGCAGTCCCAGATTTACCTGCCACTTCATAGGGAAGATCCTGAAACCATCTACCTGTCCCCTTCTCATTCGTAACAACTTCTCTTAATAGCTTTTGCAGTCTTGAAGCAGTATAGGGCGAAATTTGTTCACCATCCAGCTCTTGTTTTTCAAAAGAGAAAAAGGTCGTTCCGTTTTTATATTGAATGTCTGATACAACTTGTACACTCTCCTTTGTTCCACCTTTAGCAATAGTAGCCATCATATTCGCAACAGCTAGTGGAGTAACACGGACTTCATGCTGGCCAATTCCAGTTAAAGCAACATAGTTCTTATCCTTTTTTGCCTCTTCGTTAAGAAATACTCTTCCCTTTTCTTCTCCATTAAACTGTTGGAAATCTGCGGAATGAAAAACACTCCCTTGCCATCCAACCAAGCTTGTTAATGATAATTTCTCTGCATATTCCTCAATTAAATTCTCATCTATTTCTTTTAATTCTTTTGCCAAGGTTCCAAACGTATTGTTACAGCTAACAGCAAAGCTTTCTGTAAAATTTAACATACCATGCTGATAATTAGGGTCTGGATTTCCATTAATCTTTCTACTGCAATCATATTGCTTATTATCGTCGTCTAATTTATTATCAATGGCTGCAGCTGCAATAACTGTTTTAAAAACGGATCCAACAATTTGCTGCTTTAGCATATAATTATTCACTCCGTCTGTCTGATAAGGATCTGTCTTATTTATCTGTGGTCTTGAAACCATTGCAGCAACAGAATTATCCTCCAAATCTAACAAAACTAAGCCACCTTTTTTTATTCCTTGTTCATCGACTAATTTTTCCGCCATTTCCTGTAAATCAGTGTCTATTGTAGTTCGAACATTAACAGGGTAAAAAGGATTCCCTGGTTCCACATATTTAACGTTTAAGCCAAATAGCGGACCTCCTTTTGCATCAACATGGTAAACCAGTTTGGATTCCCCATCTGGTAAAAGAAATTCATCAAAGCTTCTTTCTAACCCAGTTAATCCAATTAATGTAGAACCTGCTAGCTTTCTATCAGGGTATCGCTTTTGTAATTGTTCTTCATTTTGTCCTGTAATACCTAACAATTGCTCTGCAATATTGTTATTAATATGAAATTTTTTCTCAGCAGCAAATACACCTGGAATTTTCAACTGATTGATTGCAGACATCTGACTACTTGTTAACTCAAGTGGTTCCTTTCCTCCAAAAACTACAGGATCCTTCGCATCTAATATACTATTCTCTACATTATATTCACTGGTCCCAATAATATCCGCTACTTTTTTACTGTCCCAATCCATTTTATTTAAAAACGGAAATAATATTAAAACTGCTTTTGTCTGGTGTGTAAGCGACTCTCCATTTTTATCAAGAAAGGTTCCTCGTCCATTATCCAATTCCATTTCCTGCGATCTTTGTTGCACACTTGCCTCCACCAAATTAATATTGTGTTTGGTAAAATGGTATGTCTCTACTAACTGCACTTGGATTAACCGACCAAGCAATACACTAAGGGCCAATAAAAAAACGATACCAACGCCAACTATCCTTTTTCTCCACATATAAAAAAACACCTCATCAAGAGTCTTGACGAGGTGTTTCATTTATAAACAAGTACATGATAACTTTTTATTATGTTACCAACTCATTTAGATTATACTTATTTAATTGTTACGATTTGTACATTCATTTCTCCACCTGGAGTTTGTACAATTACCTTATCTCCAACTTTTTTGCCGAATAAGCTTTTTGCAATTGGAGAATCGTTAGAAATTTTCCCTTCAAACGGATCTGCCTCCGCACTACCAACGATTGTATATGTTTCTTCTTCTCCGTCTGGAAGCTCAATAAAAGTAACAGAACTACCTAGGGAAACCGTATCACGGTCCAATTCATCTTCAGAGATTATTTTAGCATTACGAATCATATTTTCAATTGTCGTAATACGACCTTCTACAAACGCTTGCTCCTCTTTCGCTGAATCATACTCGGAGTTTTCGGATAAATCCCCGAAACTACGAGCAATCTTAATACGTTCCACTACTTCTTTACGTTTTACTGTTTTTAATTGTTCTAGTTCCTGTTCTAATTTCTCTTTACCTGCTAATGTCATTGGAAATTCTTTTTCGATTGCCAAAATCTTCACTCCTTCAAGTATGGGATTAGTAGAAAAAATAACATAATTGCTATTCTAAAAAACCCCTAATAAATTATGTATTAAAGATAATAGCACGACAACTTTGGATAGACGCGCTTTTTTTCTAATAGAATGAGTTTAATACGGATTGAAGAAAAAAGAAAGCATTTTCTATCAGATTATCTGTTCAACTTACACATTTTTCACTGACTAATGTTTTTTATAGGCTGTTTTCTTAAAGTTTCTTGCTATGCCCACAGCCTTAATAAAAATACAATAATACTTCTTATCTATTCTCCCTGTATTTTTACCTATGGTTTCTTACATAATCCATATTGGGAAAAATAGACTGTCTCTATAAAAAACAGCCTATTTGTTGGAAATTTATTAAGAACATTATCTATTCTTTCATAAAAGTGATTTTTGTTCAAGAATTGTTTGAATTTTTGTAACCATTAAATCAATTGCTACATGATTA from Niallia sp. FSL W8-0635 carries:
- a CDS encoding DUF1510 family protein, which translates into the protein MSKEINNENNTRYQQRSKRKKTNLILNGLIIAVILLIGFVSYSIFHTNDENNADTKKETETKVDQEGTDVETANPTTEADETTEEEDTTVEETENGEIVTEGGSDSNVVKTIENPSWQPVGTTQTGDHVASYSEGVDWNEQINALAYATGLDSSNMTVWFLGNNNKDPHKSIGTVSSKDQSEKYRVYIEWVDGSGWKPTKVEEIKDLNIR
- a CDS encoding peptidoglycan D,D-transpeptidase FtsI family protein, yielding MWRKRIVGVGIVFLLALSVLLGRLIQVQLVETYHFTKHNINLVEASVQQRSQEMELDNGRGTFLDKNGESLTHQTKAVLILFPFLNKMDWDSKKVADIIGTSEYNVENSILDAKDPVVFGGKEPLELTSSQMSAINQLKIPGVFAAEKKFHINNNIAEQLLGITGQNEEQLQKRYPDRKLAGSTLIGLTGLERSFDEFLLPDGESKLVYHVDAKGGPLFGLNVKYVEPGNPFYPVNVRTTIDTDLQEMAEKLVDEQGIKKGGLVLLDLEDNSVAAMVSRPQINKTDPYQTDGVNNYMLKQQIVGSVFKTVIAAAAIDNKLDDDNKQYDCSRKINGNPDPNYQHGMLNFTESFAVSCNNTFGTLAKELKEIDENLIEEYAEKLSLTSLVGWQGSVFHSADFQQFNGEEKGRVFLNEEAKKDKNYVALTGIGQHEVRVTPLAVANMMATIAKGGTKESVQVVSDIQYKNGTTFFSFEKQELDGEQISPYTASRLQKLLREVVTNEKGTGRWFQDLPYEVAGKSGTAETGVFQDGKQLHNKWFAGYFPYDKPRYALVTVNLDVFSDEGGVNQLFAEMVKGVYEEQQKNAQ
- the greA gene encoding transcription elongation factor GreA encodes the protein MAIEKEFPMTLAGKEKLEQELEQLKTVKRKEVVERIKIARSFGDLSENSEYDSAKEEQAFVEGRITTIENMIRNAKIISEDELDRDTVSLGSSVTFIELPDGEEETYTIVGSAEADPFEGKISNDSPIAKSLFGKKVGDKVIVQTPGGEMNVQIVTIK